The following proteins are co-located in the Manihot esculenta cultivar AM560-2 chromosome 9, M.esculenta_v8, whole genome shotgun sequence genome:
- the LOC110623596 gene encoding probable pectinesterase 8 — MHLYAYHHLAQHHNKERGQVLMMSLKSISLTFAVAISAVLASTFVINPSPSLFLKQLIELGFTIEAHFYHQHHHNKHPSKDQIVNICDDFPPDIPPPDTNITSTLCVDRNGCCNFTTVQSAVDAVANFSQKRTIIWINSGIYYEKVTVPRNKQNITFQGQGYTSTAIVWNDTANSSHGTFYSGSVQVFSNNFIAKNISFMNVAPIPGPGDIGAQAVAIRIAGDQAAFWGCGFFGAQDTLHDDRGRHYFKECYIQGSIDFIFGDARSFYEDCQLISMANPVAAGQRVINGAVTAHGRSSKEENTGFAFVNCSIGGSGRIWLGRAWRPFSRVVFAFTSMSDIIAPEGWNDFNDPSRDQTIFYGEYNCSGAGANTSTRAAYVQRLNDTQASTFLNISFIDGDQWLLSYNNS, encoded by the exons ATGCATCTCTATGCATACCATCATCTTGCACAACATCATAATAAAGAAAGAGGGCAAGTTCTGATGATGAGTCTTAAAAGCATCTCTCTCACTTTTGCTGTTGCCATATCTGCAGTTCTGGCATCAACTTTTGTGATAAATCCTAGCCCATCACTTTTTCTTAAACAACTCATTGAACTTGGTTTTACTATTGAAGCTCACTTTTACCACCAGCACCATCATAATAAGCATCCCAGCAAAGACCAGATAGTTAATATTTGTGATGATTTTCCACCTGATATTCCTCCTCCAGACACCAATATTACGTCTACTCTTTGCGTGGATCGAAACGGATGCTGCAACTTCACAACAGTGCAATCAGCCGTTGATGCAGTAGCAAATTTTAGCCAGAAAAGAACCATCATATGGATAAATTCTGGCATTTACTA CGAGAAAGTCACTGTTCCAAGAAACAAACAGAATATTACATTTCAAGGACAAGGCTATACATCTACTGCTATTGTATGGAATGACACGGCCAATTCTTCACACGGCACATTTTACAGTGGCTCCGTGCAAGTCTTCTCCAACAATTTTATTGCTAAGAACATTAGCTTCATG AATGTTGCACCAATTCCAGGGCCAGGGGATATTGGAGCACAAGCAGTGGCAATAAGAATAGCAGGAGACCAAGCAGCCTTCTGGGGGTGTGGATTCTTTGGAGCACAAGACACTCTTCATGACGACAGAGGCCGCCATTACTTTAAGGAGTGTTATATCCAAGGTTCTATTGATTTTATCTTCGGGGATGCTAGGTCATTTTACGAG GATTGTCAATTGATATCGATGGCGAACCCTGTAGCAGCAGGACAAAGGGTGATAAACGGAGCAGTGACGGCACATGGACGGAGTTCAAAGGAAGAAAACACAGGGTTTGCATTTGTGAATTGCAGCATAGGAGGGAGTGGAAGAATATGGCTTGGAAGAGCTTGGAGACCATTTTCTCGTGTTGTTTTCGCTTTCACTTCTATGTCTGATATTATTGCCCCTGAAGGTTGGAACGACTTCAATGATCCCTCGAGAGACCA GACTATTTTCTATGGAGAATATAATTGCTCGGGAGCGGGAGCCAATACGAGTACGAGAGCAGCCTATGTTCAAAGACTCAATGATACACAAGCTTCTACTTTCCTAAATATCTCTTTTATTGATGGAGATCAATGGTTGCTGTCCTACAATAATAGTTAG